Proteins encoded by one window of Alkalinema sp. FACHB-956:
- a CDS encoding methyltransferase domain-containing protein produces MSQAKDDRQELDQQDVDRQQLRSQVQSLAQTYRDTDQPLAWFEALYASANGNPEAIPWVNREPHPLFQDWLTTRSPVAAGRSALVIGCGLGDDAEVLADRGFQVAAFDLSPTAIAWCRERFPESSVDYQVADLFDLPSDWAKRFDFVLEIYTIQAMPPELHTAAMQAIAPLVAPGGELLVICRGREDTDPLTGPPFPLTRSQLATFEQAGFLLAESEDLLDPEGLRPRHFRSLYRSN; encoded by the coding sequence ATGAGTCAGGCCAAGGATGATCGGCAGGAGCTTGACCAACAAGATGTTGATCGTCAACAGCTGCGATCGCAGGTACAAAGTCTAGCCCAAACCTATCGAGACACCGACCAGCCCCTAGCCTGGTTTGAAGCGCTCTATGCTTCGGCCAATGGCAATCCAGAGGCGATTCCCTGGGTCAATCGTGAACCCCACCCGTTGTTCCAGGATTGGTTGACGACCCGATCGCCCGTTGCGGCTGGACGGTCTGCCTTGGTTATCGGCTGTGGCTTGGGGGACGATGCGGAAGTCTTGGCCGATCGGGGTTTCCAAGTAGCCGCTTTTGATCTGTCTCCCACGGCGATCGCTTGGTGCCGAGAGCGCTTTCCCGAGTCCTCGGTTGATTACCAAGTGGCCGATCTGTTTGACCTACCCAGCGATTGGGCCAAGCGCTTCGACTTTGTGCTGGAAATTTATACGATCCAGGCAATGCCGCCGGAACTGCACACCGCTGCTATGCAAGCGATCGCGCCGTTGGTCGCACCGGGTGGGGAACTGTTGGTCATCTGCCGAGGCCGCGAGGACACTGATCCCCTCACAGGCCCACCGTTTCCCCTGACGCGATCGCAGTTAGCAACCTTCGAGCAAGCCGGATTTTTGCTAGCTGAGTCAGAAGATTTATTAGATCCCGAAGGTCTCCGTCCCCGCCATTTCCGATCGCTTTACCGCTCCAATTAA
- the gcvH gene encoding glycine cleavage system protein GcvH — MAFEYPEDLRYTDTHEYVRLDGSVATVGITAFAIDQLGDIVFLELPEPGSSVTQGEKFGTIESVKAVEDLKSPVSGTVVDVNAAMVDAPDQLEADPYVEGWLVKVEVSDVTAVESALSADAYRAMVEGA; from the coding sequence ATGGCATTCGAATACCCCGAAGATCTGCGCTACACCGACACCCATGAGTACGTCCGGTTAGATGGCTCCGTCGCCACCGTGGGCATCACCGCCTTTGCGATCGATCAATTGGGCGATATTGTCTTTCTGGAACTGCCGGAACCGGGCAGCAGCGTCACCCAAGGCGAGAAATTTGGCACGATCGAATCCGTCAAAGCCGTAGAGGATCTCAAATCCCCCGTCAGCGGCACGGTGGTCGATGTCAATGCAGCCATGGTGGATGCGCCGGATCAGTTAGAAGCGGATCCTTACGTAGAGGGCTGGCTGGTCAAGGTGGAAGTCAGTGATGTAACTGCGGTGGAATCGGCGCTGTCTGCGGATGCCTACCGTGCCATGGTAGAAGGAGCCTAG
- a CDS encoding DUF6544 family protein, which produces MVVYFLLMLLLLGVVVLITIALILLMGLRSHNRRVARKIWRRLQSPPQSTKFHPAMVAGLPMPVQRYFLHAIAPGTPIATSVDLKMQGRFRFSLTHPWISMQAKELLSRRGFIWQATIGRGLSQFQGADYYYERRGRMQFALGGLLPIVDVQTADTARSAIGRLAVELMWLPTALLPQQGVEWRAIDDNFLEAQLTIDDEPVKLTFQIDAEGRLLAGSGLRWGDQTSDRHWDYLPMGGYCSAECTFAGVTIPTQVSVGWHFGTEQFFEFFQATIDQADFFTAKRLHELPVMPVS; this is translated from the coding sequence ATGGTTGTCTATTTTCTGTTGATGCTTCTTCTTCTTGGTGTTGTCGTTCTAATTACGATCGCGCTGATATTGTTGATGGGCTTACGGTCTCATAATCGTCGCGTTGCCCGAAAAATTTGGCGTCGTTTGCAATCGCCACCGCAATCTACGAAGTTTCATCCTGCGATGGTGGCTGGGTTGCCAATGCCTGTGCAGCGCTACTTTCTCCATGCGATCGCACCGGGAACGCCGATCGCGACTTCAGTGGATCTGAAGATGCAAGGTCGGTTTCGATTTAGTTTGACTCATCCTTGGATATCGATGCAGGCCAAGGAATTATTGTCACGTCGGGGATTTATTTGGCAAGCGACGATCGGGCGGGGATTATCGCAATTTCAGGGCGCTGACTATTACTACGAGCGTCGGGGTCGAATGCAATTTGCCCTCGGGGGATTGCTGCCGATCGTGGATGTGCAAACGGCGGATACGGCGCGATCGGCCATCGGTCGTTTGGCGGTGGAGTTGATGTGGTTGCCGACGGCGCTTTTGCCGCAGCAGGGTGTGGAATGGCGGGCGATCGATGACAACTTTTTGGAAGCGCAATTAACGATCGACGATGAACCCGTCAAACTCACGTTTCAGATTGATGCGGAGGGTAGGTTGCTGGCGGGTTCGGGGCTGCGCTGGGGCGATCAAACCAGCGATCGGCATTGGGATTATTTGCCCATGGGCGGCTACTGTTCTGCCGAATGCACCTTCGCTGGGGTGACGATTCCGACCCAAGTGAGCGTTGGCTGGCACTTCGGTACTGAGCAATTTTTTGAATTTTTCCAAGCGACGATCGACCAGGCTGATTTTTTTACTGCGAAGAGATTGCATGAATTACCAGTAATGCCGGTGAGTTAA
- a CDS encoding plasmid pRiA4b ORF-3 family protein: protein MKPTKSTKTAKSAKQTKTAKSSPKSSPPDAIADRPSNPAAMSPTSGLYTLDVFILDGPVTEDFVEENPEISRRIEIKGNQTLADLHKILFKAFDREEDHLYEFQVGGQGPNDPAAKCYGVPQSASRRKAKTQSVQDVASTPIASLGLSVDDAFGYWFDFGDDWWHQVNVISISQPEPNTQYPRITQRVGASPPQYADFG from the coding sequence GTGAAACCCACCAAGTCAACTAAAACTGCAAAATCAGCTAAACAAACTAAAACCGCAAAATCCAGTCCAAAGTCCTCTCCTCCCGATGCGATCGCCGATCGCCCCAGTAACCCAGCCGCGATGTCACCCACCAGTGGGCTGTATACCCTGGATGTTTTTATTCTAGATGGGCCTGTGACGGAGGATTTTGTTGAAGAAAATCCGGAAATTTCCCGAAGGATCGAAATCAAAGGCAATCAAACCCTGGCCGATCTCCACAAAATTCTCTTTAAAGCCTTCGATCGAGAAGAAGATCATTTGTACGAATTTCAGGTGGGTGGTCAAGGCCCCAATGATCCTGCGGCAAAATGTTATGGCGTACCCCAGTCCGCTAGCCGTAGGAAAGCTAAGACACAGTCTGTGCAGGACGTGGCCAGTACCCCGATCGCCAGTTTGGGGTTGTCTGTGGATGATGCCTTTGGCTATTGGTTTGATTTTGGTGATGACTGGTGGCATCAAGTCAATGTGATTTCGATTAGCCAACCGGAACCCAACACCCAGTATCCCAGAATTACCCAGCGGGTTGGGGCCAGCCCTCCCCAATATGCCGATTTTGGTTAA
- a CDS encoding ShlB/FhaC/HecB family hemolysin secretion/activation protein produces the protein MILRSAFSQLYLLATGCLTGYLAGCLAGCLLMTSAVRAQTSLPKPSTDRDRFNQPLPTPQPLPSVQPTLPPPTPSPAPSTPAPAITIPVRKIVIQGSTIFADRDWDALVKTVEGRSVTFEELRSLVDQMTQKYLDRGYITSRAVLEEQTIADGIVKVRVIEGSLEKVDIRGLENVKPAYVEGRIRLGATAPLNKDALEDQLRLLKLDPLFTNVEASLKPGTGLGQSILSVLVKEEPAFHGFVGADNLSPPSVGADRIGAVLSYRNPTGWGDELTASYYRSTQGGSNAFDFGYRLPLNPMNGTLQLRIAPSRSKIIDPDFSAFGIRSNNALYEISYRQPLSRSPRQEFALSLGFAFQDGQTFLFDNQPFPFGIGAEADGTTKTRVLKFGQDFVKREPFGAWAFRSQFSLGLNIFDATTNSGAVPDGQFFSWLGQIQRVQQIGPSNLLIAQLDLQLTPDTLLPSQQFVIGGGQSLRGYRQNARSGDNGVRFSLEDRIVVKRDAAGSPMIQLVPFFDMGAVWSRSDNPNKLTGETFLASIGLGLIWEPIPRMIVRADYARPLVQWSGKGNNAQDEGVHFSVGYSF, from the coding sequence ATGATTCTGCGCTCTGCCTTTTCCCAGCTATATCTCCTCGCAACGGGCTGTCTCACGGGTTATCTCGCAGGTTGTCTCGCAGGTTGTCTGCTGATGACCTCTGCGGTCAGAGCGCAAACCTCCTTGCCCAAACCCAGCACCGATCGAGATCGTTTCAACCAACCCCTGCCCACCCCGCAACCGTTACCCAGCGTTCAGCCCACGTTGCCACCCCCAACGCCTAGCCCAGCGCCCAGCACTCCAGCCCCAGCCATTACCATTCCCGTCCGCAAAATTGTCATTCAGGGCAGCACCATTTTTGCCGATCGCGATTGGGACGCTCTGGTCAAAACCGTGGAAGGCCGATCGGTGACCTTTGAGGAACTGCGATCGCTGGTCGATCAAATGACGCAGAAATACCTCGATCGGGGTTACATCACCTCCCGCGCGGTGTTGGAAGAACAAACCATCGCCGATGGCATTGTTAAAGTCCGTGTGATTGAAGGATCGCTGGAAAAAGTAGACATTCGCGGCTTGGAAAACGTCAAACCCGCCTATGTCGAAGGTCGCATCCGCCTGGGAGCCACAGCCCCCCTTAACAAAGACGCCCTCGAAGACCAACTGCGTCTGCTCAAGCTTGATCCGCTATTCACCAATGTGGAAGCCAGCCTCAAACCGGGAACTGGATTGGGACAAAGTATTTTGTCTGTGCTGGTCAAGGAAGAACCGGCGTTCCATGGTTTTGTGGGGGCGGATAACCTGTCACCCCCCAGCGTAGGAGCCGATCGCATTGGAGCCGTCCTGAGCTACCGCAATCCGACGGGTTGGGGCGACGAACTGACTGCGTCCTACTATCGATCGACCCAGGGCGGTTCCAATGCCTTTGACTTCGGCTATCGACTGCCGCTGAATCCGATGAATGGAACCTTGCAACTGCGGATTGCCCCCAGCCGTAGCAAAATCATTGATCCCGATTTTTCCGCCTTTGGCATTCGGAGTAACAATGCCCTGTATGAAATCAGCTATCGTCAACCGCTGAGCCGCAGCCCTCGCCAGGAATTTGCCCTCTCCCTGGGGTTTGCTTTTCAAGATGGTCAGACGTTTTTGTTTGATAACCAGCCCTTTCCCTTTGGGATTGGAGCGGAGGCCGATGGCACGACCAAAACACGGGTGCTCAAGTTTGGCCAGGATTTTGTCAAGCGGGAACCCTTTGGGGCTTGGGCCTTTCGATCGCAGTTCAGTCTGGGCTTGAATATTTTCGATGCCACAACCAATTCCGGTGCAGTGCCCGATGGCCAATTTTTCAGTTGGTTAGGCCAAATCCAACGGGTACAACAGATCGGCCCCAGCAACCTGTTGATCGCGCAATTGGATCTGCAACTGACGCCAGATACCTTGCTGCCGTCCCAGCAGTTTGTCATTGGGGGCGGCCAATCCCTGCGAGGCTATCGCCAAAATGCCCGATCGGGGGATAACGGAGTGCGCTTTTCCTTGGAAGATCGCATCGTTGTGAAACGGGATGCGGCGGGCAGTCCCATGATTCAACTGGTGCCCTTTTTTGACATGGGCGCAGTGTGGAGCCGATCGGACAATCCCAACAAACTGACGGGCGAAACCTTTCTGGCTTCGATCGGGCTGGGGCTGATTTGGGAACCTATTCCCCGCATGATCGTGCGGGCGGACTATGCTCGACCGTTGGTGCAATGGAGCGGCAAGGGCAATAACGCTCAAGATGAAGGCGTCCATTTCAGCGTAGGCTACAGTTTCTAA